CGGCGCCTTGGCGGCGCAGCAGCTGCTGCAGCCCGACGAGTTCGCCGTCGAGGTGGATCGCACCCGCGCCCTCGTCGTCGGCTTGTCCACTTCCATGTTCGTGCTCACCTTGGCTCTGGCGGTGGCTTTCGCCGCCCGCATCTTCGACCCCCTGCGCAGCCTCATCGAGGGCACCCGGCGCATCGCCGGCGGCAACCTGGCCTTCCGCCTGCAGGCCCGAGGCCGCGACGAGATCGGCGAGCTGGAGCGCTCGTTCAACGACATGGCGGCGCGCCTGCAGACAGCACGTCTGGTGCTGGAGGAACGGCAGCGCTACCTGGAAGCAGTGCTCGGCAACATCGCTTCCGGCGTGGTGGCCACGGACGTGCAAGGACGCATCACCGCGGCCAACGCGGCGGCCGAGCGCCTCCTGCGCCTGCCGCCCGAAGGTCTCGAAGGCCGCACCTGGGGCGAGCTGGCGGCGGCAGCCAAGGACAGCGGCGTGCGCGACTTCTGGGCCCAGGTCGGTACGGGGGCCGAAGGCGCCATCCACGAGCTCAGCATGCGCCGCAGCGAGGGGCGCTTGACGCTGCGCCTCATCGTCACCGATCTGCGCCCGTCCGGCGTGGACGAATCCCTGGGGCGCGTCGCCATCTTCGAGGATCTCACCGAGATGATCCGGTCGAAGAAGCTGGCAGCCTGGGCCGAGATGGCCCGGCAAGTGGCGCACGAGATCAAGAATCCCCTCACCCCGCTCAAGCTCTCGGCGCAGTTCATGGAGCAAGCCTTCCGCGACAAGAGCGACAAGTTCCCGGAGATCTTCAGCGAGGGCATGCAGACGATCGTGCAGCAGGTGGACGTGCTGCGGCGCATCGCCAGCGAGTTCTCCGGCTTCGGCCGGGTCAGCAAGCGGGAGCCGCAACCCTTGGACTTGGGTGCGGTGCTGCGCCGCGTCACCGCGCCGTACCGCAGCGTGCAGGGTCTGCAGCTCGACCTCGGCACCGACGGCAGCGACTCTTTCCCCGGGGACGGACTCGTGGTGCGCGGCGACGAGGAGGGGCTACGCCGGGTCTTCACCAATGTCCTGGAGAACGCGCGCGAGGCCATGGGGGGCACGGGCCGGATCGCGCTCAGCGTCGAAGCCGCCGAGGCTGGGCAGGTGCGTGTGCGCGTCACCGACGAGGGCTCGGGTCTCACCGCCGAAGCGCGAGAGCGTCTCTTCGAACCGTACTTTTCTACCAAATCCACGGGCACCGGTCTCGGGCTCGCGATCACCCGCAGCATCTTGGAGGAGCTCGGCGGCTCGATCAGCCTCAGCAACCGTCCGGGCGGAGGCGCCGAGGTACAGATCACGCTCCCCACCTGAAGGTGGAGGACGCTGGCAGGTGGTCTTGAACGAGCGGGTCCTGAACGAGCAGGCAGGGAAGAGGGGTGGGTCAGGCGTGGACCGGCTTCGAGCCTCACCTCGGGCCACTTCGCCCGAAAAGAGCCGCACTGCCGGCCTCGAGAGGCCGGCGCCCGGGCGCCTCCCTGGCGGGAGACCGACCCTGGGCCTATTTTATGCTCGAAACCCCCGTGGGCGTTATCATTACGGTGAGGGGACCACCCCCGCCGGGTGGAACCCCTGAGGTCTCGCCGCGTACCAAGGCTGGAGTCGTAGCCCGCCTGGAAGGTCCATGGGAGCCGCACGGAGCACACGCCCGGCAAGCGGGGAGCTTTGCCTTCTCGGGGCGATTTTCGTTCTCTGCCTGGGAGCCTCGGCCCTCCCCGGTGCGGCCGAGGAACCAGCCCAAGAAGCCTGCATCCACATCGGGCGCCTGCACTACGACGGCGGCGGCGACTGGTACTCCAACCCGAGCTCGCTGCCGAACTGGATGGTCGCCTTCCAGCAGCGGACCGGCATCGTCACGGTGCACGAGGAAGTGGTCCTGCGCCCGGACGATGACACCCTGTACCGCTTTCCCATCGTCTACATGAACGGCCACGGCATGGTGAAGTTCTCCGAGGAGGAAGCCGCGCATCTGCGCGACTGGATGCTGCGTGGCGGCTTCCTCTGGGCCGACGACAACTACGGCATGGATCGCAGCTTCCGCCAGGAAGTCCGCCGGCTCTTTCCGGATCGGGAGCTCGAGGAGCTGCCCAACGATCACCCGCTGTACCGCTGCTACTACACCCTGCCGGGCTTGCCGAAGATCCACGAGCACGACGGCAAGCCGCCGCAGAGCTTGGTGATCCGCGACAAAGGACGGATCGTGCTCCTGTACACCTATGAGTCGGACATCGGTGATGGCGTCGAGGATCCCGAGGTCCACAAAGATCCGCCGGAGCGCCGGGAAGCGGCCATGCGCATGGCCGTCAACGTTCTGGTTTACGCGCTGACGCATTGAGCCGGCGCGCGGCCGCGGGGGGAGCCTAGGATGACCACAGCGGCGGGGGCGGAGAACAAAGTCCAGGAACGCGGCGCCCTGCTCGTGGCGCTGCTGCGTCATGGGAAGCGCCGGCACGCCCGGCGCGTCTTGCTTTGGGGCGGTCTGCGCATCGCCTGCCGCCTGGGACTGGGGCTCGCCGCCCTGCTCTGCCTGGCGGCCGTGGTCCCGATCCTGCCTAGGCCGGTGGGGTGGCTCCTGGGGCTCCTCTTCTGGGGCGGGGCCGCCGCCCTGGTGTGGAGATCCTGGCTGCAACCGCTGCAGGCGGTGCCGAACCTGGCGGTGTTCTCCCGCCTGGTGGAGGAACGGCGGGATTTCCGCGACATGCTGCGCGCGGCCCTCGAGTTCAGCCAGCGCGGTGCCCCCGGCAACACCTCGAACGACCTCGTCGCCGCCACCATCGACCAGGCCTACGGCGAGGCGAGCCGCCTCGATCTGGTGCGGCTCTTCGCTTTCCCCCAGCGGCGCCGGGATGGCGTCGTGGTGGGCGGCCTCGCCCTCGCACTCCTGGCCCTCGCGCTCCTGGCACCCTCGGTGCCGCGGCGCGCCGCGCAGGCCCTCGCCTTCGCTTACCCCTCGCCCGCTTCCATCGTCTACGGCGAGCTCGAGGTGCAAAGCGGCGACGTCGACATCCTCGCCGGCGACGACTTCATGGTGCGGGTGGTCGATCGCGGCCCCTTGGCTCCCGAGATGCTGCTGCGTTTCAACGACACCGGCGACCTGTGGAAGACGCGGGCGCTGCAGTCGCAAGGCGTGGGGCCGCCGTATGCCTACGAGTTCCGCTTCGAAAACGTGCGCGACGCTACCTCCTATCGCTTCGAGAGCGGCAAGCGCCACACCGCGGAGCACCAGATCCGCGTCGTGCAACGCCCCAGCGTCGACCGCTTCACCCTGCGACTGGTGCCGCCGGCCTACACCCGGCGCGAAGCCCAGAGCCTGGAGGAAGGGCGCGGCGACGCCGTCGCCCTCGTCGGCACGCGGATCGAGATCGAAGGCACCGCCTCTTCGCCGCTGGAGCGGGGATCGCTCTTGCCGGAAAGCGATCCCGCGGCGGCGGTGACGCTGCCGGGGCCGCTGCGTCTGTCCCTGGACGGCGCCACCTTCCGCGCCGCTTTCACCTTGCGCGGCGACCTGCGCTATCACTTCGAGGTGGAAGATTCCCTCGGTCACGGCAACGCCGATCCGGTCACCTACCAGCTGAGCGCCATCGAGGACCGCCCGCCCTTCGTGGAACTCCGCGCCCCGGAGGCGGACGCCACCCTGCCCAAGTCGCTGCAGGTGGAGCTCCAGGTGCATGCCGACGACGACTTCGGCATCTCCCGCATGACCCTGGTCTCCCGCCGCGAGCGCGAGGGCGAGGACCTGCAGGAAACCGAGAAGCGCACCGCCCTCGTCCTCCACGACGGCACCGCCGTCGATCCCGACGGCAAGCCCGTGGGCCGGGAGGGCGCGGCGGAACTGCTGAAGAAGCACGCCTGGGACCTGAGCACGCTCGGGCTCTTCCCGGGCGACTTCGTTTCCTACTGGATCGAAGTGGAGGACAACGACGCGATCTCGGGCCACAAGACGGCGCGCACGCCCACCTATCGCCTGCGGCTGCCTTCCCTGGGCGAGCTCTACGCGGAGCTGCACGACCAGGACGAGAACCGCCTGAGCGAGATCGATCGCGTCCTCGAGGAAGGCAAGCAGCTGCAGCAGAAATACGAGCGTCTGTCGCGGGAGCTGAAGAAGAATCCCGAGATGGACTGGAAGAAGGAGCAGGAGATCCAGAAGTCCCTGGAGAAGCAGAAGGAGCTGGCGGAGAAGGTCGGCGACATCGCCGAGCAGCTGCAACACGAGGTCGAGAAGATGGAAGAGCAGCAGCTGGTGAGCTCCGAGGTCGCCCAGAAGATGGAGGAAATCCGCAAGTTGCTCCAGGAGGTCCAGGACGACACGCTGCGCGAATACATGCAGCGCCTCCAAGAGGCGATGAAGCAGATCTCGCCCGACGAGATCCAGCGGGCGCTGGAGAAGATGGAGCTGTCGCAGGAGGAGTTCCTGCAACGCCTCGATCGCACCAAGGCGCTCCTGGAACAGCTGCGGCGCGAGCAGAAGCTGGACGCGCTGCTGGAGCGCACCGCGGAGCTGCTGCGGCAGCAGGAAGAGCTGACCCAGCGCACCGAGGCCCTGGAGAAAGGCGAGACGAGCCGCGCCGATTCGTCCTCCGCTCAGAAGGACGGCAAAGAGAACACGCCGCAGCAGGAAGGCGAGCGCCTGACCCAGGAGCAGTCCGATCTCGCCGAGGACTCCACGGAGATGGAGAAAGAGCTCCAGGAGCTGCAGCAGGAGATGGAAAAGGCCGGGCGGCAGGAGCTCGACAAGGCGGGCGAGGAGGTGCAGGCGCAGAAACCCTCGGAACCCATGCGCGATGCGGCCGAGCAACTGCAGCAGCAGCAGATGCAGCAAGCCCAGCCGCAGCAGCAGAACGCCGAGCGCCGCCTGCGCGCTCTCTACCAGCGTCTCATGAACGCCCAGATGGCGATGAGCGCCGCCATGGCCCAGGCCACGCTGGAGGCCTTGCAGAAGGCCGCCCGGCAATCCCTAGACGTCTCCTTCCGCCAGGAGCTCCTGACCCGCCAGGCGGTGGACAACGGCGACGCCGAGAGGAGCGGCGACCTGGCGCGGTCCCAGCAAGCGCTGCGGGCAGCGACCCACAAGGTGACCGCGGATCTCGAGGCGGCGGGCAAGGAGTCGACCCAGATACCGCGGCAGGTCACGGCGCTCTTGGTGCAGGCGATGGGGAAGATGACTCAGGGAGTGGAGGGCTACGAAAAGGGCAACGCCCTCGCCGGCCGGCTGCACGGTGAGGACGCCTACGCCGATCTGAATCGCGCCGTCATCGAGCTCAACCGCTCCACCCAGGGCTGTCAGGGGGGGAGCGGCGGCAATCCGTCGGCGAGCCGGCGCCTGGGGGATATGGTGGGCATGCAGCAGAAGCTCAACGACGCCACCCGGCGCCTGCAGCAATCCATGCCCACGCCGGGGCAGATGTCGCCAGAGGAGCGGGCCCAGATGTCGCGCCTGCTGGCGGAGCAGCGTTCCATCGAGGCCGAGCTGCGCGACATCGACCGTCAGGCCCAGGACAAGCGCGACACGCTCGGCCGCATGGACCGCATGCTCGACGACATGAAAGAAGTGGTGGAGGACATGGAGAGCGATGGCGTCGACCAGGAGACCTTGGATCTGCAAGATCGCATCGTCTCGCGCATGCTCGACGCCAGCCGCTCCCTGCACAAGCGGGATTACAACAAGGAGAGGGAGAGCCGCAGCGCCGGCGATGTCTACAGCCAGGGTGGCGGCCCTCTGCAAGAGGACGAGGCGCACAAGAAGCTGCGCCGCGATATCTTGCGCGCCCTCGAATCGGGGACTCCGGAGGAATACCAGGAGCTGGTGCGGGAGTACTTCCGCGCCATCGCCGAAGCCGAGGAGCCGAAGCTGCCGTGAAACGCCGGCTCCTCACCCTGGCGGTCATCTGCCTGGCCTGGGCGGCTCCCGCTGCGGCGCAGCAACGGGGCGCGCCGCCCGCCGCCCCGCGCGAACCGACCTACAGCGCCGAGCAGCAGGAGCGCCTGCATGCCGGGATGCTCGAGCTGCGCCGGCGCCAGCGGGAGAACGATCGGTCCGGGGCCATCGAGGTCGGCGAGCAGCTGCGGCGCGAATTCCCTGGCAACCGTCGGATCGAAGACGCCCTCCTCGACCTCTATCGCGTCGAACGCCGTCAGGACAAGCTGATCGCTCTGCTCGCCCAGCGCATCGAGCGCGATCCCGCCGCCCTGGACGAAGTGCGCGAGCTCTGCACCTACCTGCTGGCGCAACGGCGCACCCACGACGCCCTCGAGGTCATCCAGAAAGTGATCGCCGCCAATCCCGCCGACGAAGCCCGCTACCGCCTGGGGGCGGGGCTGCTGCGCAGCCATGGCCAGATCGATCTCGCCGCCGAGATCTACCGTCAGGGTCGCAAGGCCATCGGCAGGGAAGGGATCTTCGCCACCGAGCTCGCCCAGATTGCAGAGGGGCGAGGCGACTACGAAACCGCCATCAGCGAGTACCTGCTCCTGGTCATGGACCCCGAGCAACGGCCACGGGCGCGGCGCAAGATCCAGCGCCTGATGGAGCGGGCCGACGACCCCAAGGAAGTGCTGTCACGCATCGAGAAGCTCCGCGACCACCACCACGACTCGGCGGCGCTGCACGATGTCGCTGCCCTCGCCTACCTGCAGGTGGGAAAGCTGGAGGAGGCCTTCGCCGCCGTGAAGCTGGCGGACCGGTATGCCGAGGACCAGGGCGAACACCTGCTCGAGTTCGGCAAGCTGGCGCTGCAGCACGAGGAGGGCGAGCCGGTGGACCTGAAGCGCACCCGGCTCGGTGTGCGCGTCCTCCATCTCCTGCCGGAAGCGCATCCACAGAGCAACCTCTTGCCCGAGGCCTCGCGGCTTCTCGCCGAAGGTCTGGTCGCCGTGGCGCGCCAGGCCCCGGACGAAGCCTCGAAGCGCGAGCTCCTCCAGGAGGCCATTCGTTCCCTGGACCAGAGCGCCCAGGACTCGGGTTTCGCCAGCGTGCAGCGCGATGCCTTGGCGCTGAAGGCGCTCATCCTCTACGAGGATCTGGGGCAACCCGAAGCGGCGCTCTCGACTTTCCAGGAGCTGCTCGACCATCAGAAGACCCAAGGCGAGCCGGACCAGATGGTGCGGGTGCAGATGGCGCTCTGCCTGGCCGCCATGGAGCGGTTCGACGAGGCGCGCAAGCTGCTGGTGGAAGCTGCCTCCGCGCCCGCCGACAGCGATCCAGCCGAGGCGCCCCGTCCGCCGGGGATGCGGGCCCAGCCGACGGTGGAGAACATCGGCCGATCCCGGGCGCGCTACCACCTGGCCGAGCTGGATCTCGCCGAGGGGAAGTACGACCAGGCGCGCGACGGCTTCGCGGCGCTCGCCGAAGAAGCGCCGGAAGACCGCCTTTCCAACGACTGCCTCGACCTGGCGCTCACCCTCAACGAAGCGGCCTTCTCTCAGGATCCGGGCTTGAGTCGCTTCAGCCAGTATCATCGGGCCATGCTCCGCCGCCAGCCGGAGCAGGCGCGGGCGGAGCTGGAAGCCCTAGTCACGGAGCAACCCAATTCCTCGCTGCATGCCCTGGCGCTCTTCGAGCTCGGGAAGAACGACATGACCGCAGGGAAATACGACTCCGCCCTGCGTCGCTTCGCCGCGCTGGTGGCGGGGCAGCCGCAGCACCGGCTGGCGCCCCGAGCCCTGGAGGCGACGGGGGACCTGCAGCTCGAGAAGCTGCAGCAGCGCGAGCAGGCGGTCGCCACGTACGAGCGCATTCTCCTGGAGTACCCGGAGGATCTCTTCCAGGACGACGTGAGGAAGAAGCTGCTCGCGGCCCGGGTCGAGACGAAGGAGGAAGACAGTGCCACGCCTTGAGCCCCGACGACCCTCCCACCCGCTCCTGACCTTGGGGGTCGCGCTCCTCCTCCTGGGCGGCTCGCTCGTCGTGGCCGCCGCGGACGACTTCATGCTGATCCCGATGGACCTGCAGCAGACGAACCACCTGAAGGCTTACGGTCTCGCCTTCCACATGCTGAGCCAGGGTGTGCAGGTGGAGTGGCTGCTCAACTACCGGGGCGGCAGCTTCCTGGCGCGACGCCACCAGGATCTGGAGCTGGAGGCCCGCATCCGCGGCGTGCTCTACCAGGTCACGAGCGACGCGGATATCGCCACCATCAAGGCGGAGATCGAACGGGAGAACATGGACGTGGTCCTGCTCGAAAAGCCGCCACGCCTGGCGGTGTACACCCCGCCCAACGCTCAACCCTGGGATGACGCCGTCACCCTCGCGCTCACCTATGCCGAGATCCCCTTCGACAAGGTCTACGATCGCGAGGTCCTGTCCGGGGAGCTGGAGAAGTACGACTGGTTGCACCTGCACCACGAGGATTTCACCGGGCAGTACGGCAAGTTCTTCGGCACCTACCGCTTCGAGTCCTGGTACCAACACGACGTCGAGGTCAACGAGGCGCTGGCGCAGGAGCTCGGCTTCACCAAGGTCTCGGAGGAGAAGAAGGCGGTGGCCCGGGCGATCTGGAAGTACGCCTACGGCGGGGGCTTCGTCTTCGCCATGTGCTCCGCCACGGATACCATCGACATCGCCCTCGCGGCCACAGGCGTGGACATCGTTGCCCCAGAGCTCGACCACGACGGCATCACCCCGGGCTTCGAGAGCAAGCTGCAGTTCGGACTGTGTTTCGCCTTCGAGAACTTCAGCCTGGTCACGAACCCGCTGGTCTACGAGTTCTCCAACATCGACACGAGCAACTACGCTCGCCTTCGCGGCCCCGAGGCCGACTACTTCACCCTCTTCGAGTTCGCCGCCAAGCACGACCCCGTGCCCACCATGCTGACACAATGTCATGTCAGCGTGATCAACGGCTTCCTCGGACAAACCACCGGCTTCCGCCAGTCGCTGGTGAAGAAGGCCGTGGTCGTGCTCGCCAAGGTGGAGGGGACAGACGAGGTCAAGTACGTGCATGGAAACGTCGGCCGCGGCACCTTCACCTTTTACGGTGGCCACGATCCGGAGGATTACCAGCACCAGGTCGGCGACCCACCGACGCGGCTCGAGCTACACGTCAACTCGCCCGGATACCGGCTCATCCTGAACAACGTCCTCTTCCCGGCGGCGCGGAAGAAGGAGCAGAAGACCTGAGCCTCGCGCCCGTTGTTCCGCCTGGAGCTTCATGGGCGCTGTCTGGACTCGCGCGCGCCCTCCATCACCCGCTTCTTTCCCGACTCGACTCCCCCCATACCCGCGCCTGGAGCGCACTTCCGCTCGGTCGATGTTTCCTGCTTCCCTTGACACCTCAGGAAGCTTGCGAGGATGATCACAGAAACCAAGGGGGCTTGGGTTCCCGAACGCACCCCCGGAGTTGGGTCGAGCGCGCAGGGGGAGGTGAGTGGCTCCGGCTGCAGCAGCGTTTCTCGGGTTGGGCTGGGGCTTTTGATGGAGAAGATCGATTTCCCGGATTGCAGGAAGTGCGACAACGGGGTCCTGCTGCCGTTGTCCGACTACGGGCGCGACGGTGCGCCCATCACGTACAAGGCCTGGGTCTGCACCAACCCCACCTGCGGGTTCAACATACGCATCGACAATGGGGAGATCAGCTTCGGGCGGCCTTTCGGCCAGTCCTCGAAGTAGGTTTCTCGATCCTGCCGCGCACGTGGCTCGTTCCTAATCACGCCGGCTCCGCGTCGTCCTGATCCCTACCGCCACGACGCAGGAGCCAGAAAGCCATTCCCAGCAGCAAGGGCGCGCCGATCAACACACCCGGCTGGAGAGCCAGGCGGGTGAGTGCCGGCGTGTCGACGTCCCCGGTCCGGGCCAGCTCCAGGTAGCCGATCAGGTTGAAGAGCGCGTGGCCCAACCAGGCCGCGGTGAGCGTGCGTGTCATGAGGACGAGGAAGCCGAGAACGATCCCGAGCAGCGAGAGCGGCAAGAGCGCCCAGGGGGCGAGGTGCGTCATCCCGAAGAGGACGCCCACCACCACCGCTGCGACCCAGGGACGCAGGAGGCGTCCCATGGTGCCCAGCAGGAGGGCACGGAACAGGACCTCCTCGCCGAGCGGCCCCAGGACCACGACAGCCACCAAGCCGCCGGCGAGGCTCACGGCGTCCGTGGGCACCAGATTCTGCTGGAACCGTAGTGCCTCCGCGTCCGGCGCGACGAACCAGAGGTTGGCAGCGCTCAGAGCGTAATCCAAAGGCACCGTGCCGAGGATCGCGAGGACCACGCCGAGGCCCTGCCACCCATCGAGAGGAAACAACCAGAGCTCGGAGCGGACGGGGCGGCGGAGCGAGCGGATCACGAGCGCGATAGGGACCAGGATTCCCACCACGGGTGCCAGGGCCAGCCCCCACACCGCCACACCAGGGCGCCCACCCCAAAGAACACCTTGGAAGAGAAAGTAGAGCAGCAAGCACCCGGTGAAGAGGAGGAGCAGAGCTTGGGTCCCGAAGAGGTCGTAGAAGCTCGCCGCTGCTTCGCCATCCGGAGGGCCGCTGGAGGCGTCCTCGCTCCCGTGGTCTTCAGGGGCTTCGTGCATAGACTGTGATCGTACGGCAGCACCGACATCGCATCCTAGAGATGCCTCAGAGGTGCCTTCGTTGACCCCGCGGCCGCGACGCCCGTAGGCTGGCGGCGGAGAAACCGCGTGAAGCTCGTCACGGCGCAACAAATGCAGGCGATCGACCGCCGCACCATCGACGGCGGCCTCGTTCCGGCACTCGTTCTCATGGAGAACGCTGGTGCGGCGCTCGCCCGCGAGGCCCTCCGACTCCTCCGCCGCCCGCGCGGCGCCCGGGTCGAGATCCTGTGCGGGAAGGGAAACAACGGGGGCGACGGCCTCGTTCTCGCCCGGCTCCTGGCCCGCGAGGGGGTGCGGGTGTGCGTGCACCTCTGCCACCCGGCGACCGAGCTCAGCTCCGATGCACGCGCCAACCTTTCCAGACTGCGCCGCTCCAAGGTCAGCATCAACGTCCTGAAGGAGAACTTGGCCGCTACTCCCGCAGCCGAACCGGTCGGCCGGCGACCGCGCCCTCTCCTGGTGGCGGCAGACGTCCCCGGCCGGCGAGACTCCCTCGCCTCACATCTCGTACGGGCCGATCTTTGCGTCGACGCTCTCCTCGGTACCGGGGCAGCCCGCCCGCTCGCACCGGCTTACGCCGGCCTCGTCGATCTCCTCAACCGCACCAGCCGGCTCACCCTCGCGGTGGATATCCCGACCGGGGTCGATGCGAGTTCCGGCGCCCTCCTCGGCACCGCGGTCTGGGCCGACGTCACGGTGACCTTCGGTCTCCCCAAGCTTGGACTGGCCTTCCATCCCGGGCGCGAACGGGCCGGCCGGATCGAGGTGGCCGATATCGGTTTTCCGGCCGAGGTGCTGGGTGACCGGCAGAATGAGTGGTCCTGGGTGGACCCGGCCTGGGCCAGAGCGCTGTTGCGACCGCTGCAGCCCACGGCACACAAGTACTCTCGTGGAACCGTCCTCATGGTGGCAGGCAGTTCCCGCTTCCCAGGTGCGGCGGCGCTCGCTGCCGAGGCGGCGCTCCGCACCGGTGCAGGCATGGTGCATCTCGTCGTTCCCGGTTCCATCCGCGACCTTCTGGAGGTACGGCTCCGCGAGGTGATCATCCACCCCTGTCCCGAGGACTCTGAAGGCAACTGCACCGATGCCGTCCTCGACCTGGCTTCGACGCTTGCGAAGCGATGCGATGCCCTCGCTCTTGGCTCGGGCATCCAGGCGGACGACAGTGTGCGCCGGTGGATGCGAGAGCTGCTGGCGACTCTGGCGCTTCCCGCCGTGGTCGATGCCGATGCCCTCCTGGCGCTCCCGCCCCCACCTCATCCTGCTCCCCGCGTCGCCACACCTCACGCGGGAGAGCTGGCGCGCTGGCTCGGACTCGAGGCGCGCCTCGACGAGAAGGAGCGCGTGACCACGGCAGCTGCAGCCGCCACCCGCCACCAGGTGGTGGTGGTGGCGAAGGGAGCCCCGAGCGTCGTGGTAACACCCGCCGGGGAAAAGCGGGTCAACAGCACCGGACACACCGGACTCGCCACCGCCGGATCGGGGGACGTCTTGGGCGGAATGCTGGGGAGCCTCCTCGCGCAGGGCCTCGAGGCTCCGCCGGCAGCGACGCTCGCGGTGTACCTGCATGGCCTTGCCGCGGAGCTGGCTTGCGAGCAGAGTTCCCCCCGCAGCCTACTGGCTGGAGACCTCCTCCCCGCCATCGGTTTGGCGTACGCCACACTCGAGCGTGGATGAGCTGGGCGTCCTGGCCACTTGACCACCGGGCGCTTTCGTTGACCCACCTAGCATGCCATTGTGGCAGCAATAACCGCCAGTAGAGGCTGCCTTCCTGTCCGTGTTCTGTAGATGGATGCCCACCACAGTAATGTAACCAAATTACAATAAATGGTTTAGTGGATTCATAGAGCCGTGGCACAGGACTTGATTTAGTCCTTACCGCGAGCGGCATGAGGTGACGCCCAGAGTGCATAGATGGCAGTCACGGCCGCGAAGAAAGAATCGTCCCGAGCCGAGCTCGGGCAGGCTTAGGAGGTATGGAAATGTCTCTCGTCAGGTGGAAGCCCAGGAACGGTGACTTCATCGACCCGTTCTTCGATCGATTCAGCCAGCAAGTGGGCGCCTTGCTCGGCGACTGGCCCTTCGAGAGCGCCAAGAACTGGTACCCGGCGATGGATCTCGTGGAGGAGAAGGATCGACTCCTCGTTCGTCTCGAGCTGCCCGGAATGGACCCGAAGGCGGTCGAGATCCAGTTGCAGGGCAACCTGCTCACGGTGAGCGGGGAACGCAAGGACGAGGCGGAAAGCTCGGAAGGCACAGTGCTCAAGCGCGAGCAGACCTACGGCGCCTTCCAGCGCAGCTTGCAGCTCCCC
The sequence above is a segment of the Candidatus Krumholzibacteriia bacterium genome. Coding sequences within it:
- a CDS encoding NAD(P)H-hydrate dehydratase, whose amino-acid sequence is MKLVTAQQMQAIDRRTIDGGLVPALVLMENAGAALAREALRLLRRPRGARVEILCGKGNNGGDGLVLARLLAREGVRVCVHLCHPATELSSDARANLSRLRRSKVSINVLKENLAATPAAEPVGRRPRPLLVAADVPGRRDSLASHLVRADLCVDALLGTGAARPLAPAYAGLVDLLNRTSRLTLAVDIPTGVDASSGALLGTAVWADVTVTFGLPKLGLAFHPGRERAGRIEVADIGFPAEVLGDRQNEWSWVDPAWARALLRPLQPTAHKYSRGTVLMVAGSSRFPGAAALAAEAALRTGAGMVHLVVPGSIRDLLEVRLREVIIHPCPEDSEGNCTDAVLDLASTLAKRCDALALGSGIQADDSVRRWMRELLATLALPAVVDADALLALPPPPHPAPRVATPHAGELARWLGLEARLDEKERVTTAAAAATRHQVVVVAKGAPSVVVTPAGEKRVNSTGHTGLATAGSGDVLGGMLGSLLAQGLEAPPAATLAVYLHGLAAELACEQSSPRSLLAGDLLPAIGLAYATLERG
- a CDS encoding Hsp20/alpha crystallin family protein, which gives rise to MSLVRWKPRNGDFIDPFFDRFSQQVGALLGDWPFESAKNWYPAMDLVEEKDRLLVRLELPGMDPKAVEIQLQGNLLTVSGERKDEAESSEGTVLKREQTYGAFQRSLQLPYRVQAEKVKATYEKGVMTISLPKVEEQVGRQIPVEVK